From Coturnix japonica isolate 7356 chromosome 3, Coturnix japonica 2.1, whole genome shotgun sequence, the proteins below share one genomic window:
- the PCARE gene encoding photoreceptor cilium actin regulator — MGCTPSHSEIVNTLARSGLKALNKPKGVLRIDPTDKGIPLLVKGSSCYSIDELHQYEVQRNDCLTETKEKTSEWDKSDHLQFSSNFHPNVPISREDKIIERTATEAEVISKLIESQKHIAEAIQIRTQSSCESEASTFISDNKNESNAKQILKKGKKPKNHKTAKQGRHSKTKEKSILSPCETEKKVDFPELLVKAHQSAYAYLNPNLSKYEAILHMADQAAQTQLFLQQMVSFLVLRFDEINQLLEEIAIDGENLLKDVGGNLAWPLEKGDLKEHPDLLQQLLQYTINKMQLLNGTLASLTSDALQETCNYLQTAVSNLEGKLKAKQMFDERLLQTVRLLEASTMGNSQFHGDDRTLCSEDSGICVDNESLKDFSPFSQLGAQASFDSSAHGLLSQKHTRMMEHIQSGRRPLGTATSHNYALEMNFKDVVHSSVQSREGTSCQGGVLEGISTVAQYASLSKSHSCNSFQSDSTQEHEHFQVGESIDFPSDDDDDEGSTLGEDDDNTSLSEMGKDALPKRPQSSPAVTDNTHRQSIKRTENAEAEEMILKMKDAISEKIKFVPTKSRRKEWMEDESGTAILTARPSTATGRQKTFGKQRRSRSEESLRSQAEDPTLLELQRTQKELSKRLETFYGKKETDHNKEPWKLRTTRYLQDEQVTSRSSSKLKACLSKNFSILPNQDKVPTYIVDQNPAHQLEEKRDTKPLKATVPTPETSSGNEENKPSGTQMLSGSSCAPRQSVKKLIETFSPTDELGKATSLRPLGPVKCTRKFGLPVIPSTNPIQRGLAPLNVKHRISPVEGTNLSNNSGVCSNVPNAFPPIAAAELSKDTKEETDEDIENLPPPPPEMLMDSNFDSSEREETARIEGSLSEDTKKPAKTELQATKRAQVSPKMRASLQSIDLLPSKNISGPNVAANKVLRNSEPRDDKLQIYSLELNPTNVHIPSQEEILATQRKEAADLYKQTHKIIPLQNPSGVSKQHSNSSEGMEANSPTTSVPYQKHSSPDSLRRNEKGSAFSRRVSPARTPPFSPPTEKRFFSPPTHHRHSLQAFSNPLPSSPTIQRKPSPPTSPRAPSPRAPSPPSQKKLPSPPAQRKLLSPPAEHKQSSSSPHRPPGSPASRRDTGPAPVPITSSPPTSPSCSYRGSRAGLDAGDEPQPSSSRKGSNVHSIFCPATSSLFEARPPPAPSKPSEDVMSQPEASKPSQKSSLLFQQLGARTRKLSLSAASPQPFVRRSFSDRRPGVRFFLPTPVSAASEPALNQASMDESPRKAGDSWSNPSAPEIKESNRSASHPELYVVGQGLQRD; from the coding sequence ATGGGCTGCACACCATCTCACAGCGAGATTGTTAATACTCTTGCAAGAAGTGGCCTTAAGGCTTTGAATAAGCCCAAAGGTGTTTTGCGTATTGATCCAACAGATAAAGGAATCCCACTGCTAGTTAAAGGTTCATCTTGCTATAGTATTGATGAACTTCACCAATATGAGGTCCAGAGGAATGACTGCCTGACAGAAACCAAGGAGAAAACGTCTGAGTGGGATAAGAGTGatcatttgcagttttcttccaaCTTTCATCCAAACGTCCCCATTTCCAGGGAAGACAAAATAATTGAGAGGACAGCCACAGAGGCTGAAGTTATATCCAAACTGATTGAATCTCAAAAACACATTGCTGAGGCTATTCAGATCAGAACGCAAAGCTCCTGTGAATCAGAAGCATCAACGTTCATTTCGGATAATAAGAATGAAAGCAACGCAAAGCAAATCctaaagaaagggaagaagccAAAGAATCATAAGACAGCAAAGCAAGGTCGACATAGCAAAACTAAAGAAAAGTCTATTTTGTCCCCTtgtgagacagagaaaaaggtAGATTTCCCAGAACTGCTTGTTAAAGCTCATCAGAGTGCATACGCTTACTTAAATCCGAACCTCTCCAAGTATGAAGCAATACTTCATATGGctgatcaggctgcccaaacTCAGCTCTTCCTACAACAGATGGTAAGTTTCCTCGTGCTTCGCTTTGATGAAATCAACCAGCTCTTGGAAGAAATTGCTATTGATGGAGAAAATCTTCTCAAAGATGTGGGGGGGAATCTGGCATGGCCATTAGAAAAAGGCGATTTGAAGGAGCACCCTGATCTTCTGCAACAGCTACTGCAATACACAATCAATAAAATGCAGTTACTGAATGGAACGCTGGCCTCTCTCACCTCTGATGCCCTGCAGGAGACATGCAACTACCTGCAAACTGCTGTAAGCAACttggaaggaaaactgaaagcaaagcaaatgtttgaTGAGCGCCTGCTTCAGACAGTAAGGCTGCTTGAAGCCTCAACCATGGGGAACTCTCAGTTCCATGGTGATGACAGGACTCTCTGTTCTGAGGACAGTGGCATTTGTGTGGACAATGAATCCCTCAAAGACTTCAGTCCTTTCAGCCAACTTGGAGCACAGGCAAGCTTTGATTCCTCTGCACATGGCCTTCTGTCCCAGAAGCACACCAGAATGATGGAGCATATCCAAAGTGGGAGAAGGCCACTAGGCACAGCCACGTCTCATAACTATGCacttgaaatgaattttaaagatgTGGTTCATTCATCTGTTCAAAGTAGGGAAGGAACTTCTTGTCAGGGAGGAGTACTGGAAGGTATTTCCACAGTGGCACAATATGCAAGCTTGAGCAAAAGCCATTCCTGTAACTCCTTCCAGTCTGACTCTACTCAAGAACATGAACATTTCCAAGTTGGTGAATCAATAGATTTTCCttcagatgatgatgatgatgaagggAGCACCCTGGGGGAGGATGATGACAACACAAGTTTATCAGAAATGGGGAAGGATGCCCTGCCAAAGAGGCCTCAGTCTTCACCTGCAGTCACTGATAACACACACAGGCAGTCCatcaaaaggacagaaaatgcagaagcagaggaaatgaTTCTGAAGATGAAAGATGCTATCAGTGAAAAAATCAAGTTTGTCCCAACTAAGTCTAGGCGTAAGGAATGGATGGAGGACGAGAGTGGAACAGCCATCTTAACAGCAAGGCCCAGTACAGCAACAGGCAGACAGAAAACCTTTGGTAAACAACGACGATCCCGGTCAGAGGAGTCCCTCAGAAGCCAGGCAGAGGACCCAACCCTCCTAGAGCTTCAGAGAACTCAAAAGGAGCTCAGTAAAAGGCTAGAAACGTTTtatggaaagaaggaaacagatcACAACAAAGAGCCTTGGAAATTGAGAACAACACGTTACTTGCAGGATGAGCAAGTTACTTCTAGGTCTTCTAGCAAACTGAAAGCATGCCTCTCAAAAAATTTCAGCATCCTGCCTAACCAGGATAAAGTCCCTACGTACATAGTTGATCAAAATCCTGCCCatcagctggaggaaaaaagagacaCAAAGCCTTTGAAAGCTACTGTGCCCACCCCGGAGACATCATCAGGGAACGAAGAAAACAAGCCTTCTGGAACACAAATGCTCAGTGGCAGCAGTTGTGCCCCCCGCCAGTCTGTCAAAAAGCTCATTGAAACATTCAGTCCTACTGATGAGCTTGGAAAAGCCACATCTTTAAGGCCTTTAGGACCAGTAAAATGCACCAGAAAATTTGGACTTCCAGTCATCCCATCCACTAATCCCATTCAGAGAGGCCTAGCACCTTTAAACGTTAAGCATCGCATTTCGCCAGTAGAAGGCACAAACCTTTCAAACAACAGTGGAGTTTGTTCTAACGTTCCAAATGCCTTTCCTCCTATAGCAGCTGCTGAATTAAGCAAGGACACAAAGGAAGAGACAGATGAAGACATTGAGAACTTGCCACCACCACCCCCTGAAATGCTAATGGACAGTAATTTTGACTCctctgaaagggaagaaactgCAAGAATTGAAGGAAGCTTGTCAGAAGATACCAAAAAGCCTGCCAAAACAGAACTCCAAGCTACTAAGAGAGCACAAGTCTCCCCAAAAATGAGGGCCTCCCTTCAATCCATTGACTTATTGCCAAGTAAAAATATAAGTGGCCCCAATGTGGCTGCTAACAAAGTCCTAAGGAACAGCGAACCAAGGGATGATAAACTGCAAATATATTCTCTGGAGTTGAACCCTACCAATGTGCATATCCCTAGCCAGGAAGAGATATTAGCAACCCAGAGAAAAGAGGCTGCAGATTTGTACAAGCAAACGCATAAAATTATTCCTCTTCAGAATCCCAGCGGTGTttcaaaacaacacagcaacagcTCAGAGGGCATGGAGGCCAATTCACCCACAACTTCGGTGCCGTACCAGAAGCACAGCTCTCCTGACTCACTCAGGAGAAACGAAAAAGGCTCAGCGTTCTCCAGAAGGGTGTCCCCAGCGAGAACCCCTCCTTTTTCTCCGCCAACTGAGAAACGTTTTTTCAGCCCTCCAACACATCACAGACACTCTCTGCAAGCTTTTAGTAACCCACTGCCCAGCTCGCCCACCATCCAGAGGAAACCCAGCCCCCCAACCAGCCCCAGAGCACCCAGCCCCAGAGCACCCAGCCCTCCCTCACAGAAGAAGCTGCCCTCTCCACCAGCCCAGCGCAAACTGCTCAGCCCTCCTGCAGAGCATAAGCAGAGCTCATCAAGCCCACACCGGCCACCAGGCTCCCCAGCATCCCGCCGTGACACAGGCCCTGCTCCAGTTCCCATCACTTCATCCCCACCAACCTCCCCATCTTGCTCCTACAGAGGATCAAGAGCAGGTCTAGATGCTGGGGATGAGCCCCAGCCTTCCTCTTCCAGGAAGGGCAGCAATGTACATTCAATATTTTGCCCAGCCACCTCTTCCTTATTTGAAGCAAGACCTCCACCAGCACCCAGCAAACCCTCAGAGGATGTCATGAGTCAGCCTGAAGCTTCAAAACCCTCCCAAAAGAGCAGCCTGCTTTTTCAGCAGCTGGGAGCCCGAACCAGGAAGCTGTCCCTGAGCGCTGCCAGTCCTCAGCCATTTGTGAGGAGAAGTTTCTCCGACCGTCGACCAGGGGTCCGGTTCTTCCTCCCAACTCCTGTGTCAGCTGCCAGTGAGCCTGCACTTAACCAAGCAAG